DNA from Brassica napus cultivar Da-Ae chromosome C4, Da-Ae, whole genome shotgun sequence:
gttttataGTTGTTGAGTACAAATGTATTTCAGTAATAATTGAAGCAACCTAACAAGTTTGGAGCAACGACTTCTTGTTGCGGCCGCGAGGAGTTAGATATGAATTTGTGACTAACACACGTAGTATAATATATACACAAGCATCCCTTTGAAGTTTGATTCTACATGCATAGACTATAGACTTTTTAACACTCAAAAATCTTCCTTCCACACTCTCATTTTTCTTTTAGCATATGGACCCATAACCTACGTAtatatttcctttttccttGATTAAACCTGAACTGTGACATGAAGACAACTCTATCTAATACAAAGATCATACTCAATAAATTGAAACTTCACAtacatacatttatatactCAAAAATGTTGCAAAAACTAATGTAAATCTTAATAATAGTTAGGTCAACTCTTCTATCAGTCTATCACTATTTTTGCTGGTTTATATGGAAACGTTATGTGATATGAAAGTTAGGAGAACCTGCAGCGTCTAAAAACCTAACTAgacgaattaatatttttagaattgtaAAAATCAATTTGTCCTCCGGACGAGGTACTCCAAGTAGCAGGACGGGCctgtggtggcaaccaccatccgGGTTCGATTCCCGCCATGCGGAAACTACCCTGTCTCTTCTGGACACCAAAGCGGTACTGGGTTCGATCCAGCCCAGGTAAAGTCCTCCcgggtgaagtggaccgctgcctGACCGGACCCAGGGGAATGACCCGGGAAGCGGGGaacccctggattatcaaaaaaaaaaaaaaaaaaaaaatcaatttgtcTGTTTTCAAGTCATACCAATTGAGTTTCTCATGATTTGTGATGGTACGTAGTTTCCACATGCAAGGTAAACCTAACTTATAAACTACAATTTGATTGATGAAGAAGTAACAATGATTCGGTATACAATCACACATAAGATTATATTCAAACAatgtaaaatacattttaatttaccATTTATTCAGATTTTAAAGTAATTTTAGAGACATATAGTTCTATAACTAATTAACTAATGTTATCgatgccctttttcaaaaaaaaaaaaactaatgttaTCGACATTAGACCGTAGCAAATAGTAGATGAGACAATTCGTTGATCTAGATTTGAAAATGACATCACATATTTGAAAAgtcttttattatatttttactgcTTGACAAACGGTGGGAATAATTGGCCAAAAGGTGCTCGGAGATGAGACAATTCGTTGATCTAGATTCTACAACGCACATGGTAGGCCCCAGTTTTCCGGCCCAACTTCGGCTTACACGTTCATGGTAATAACAATGATGATGCATCATCATGTAATAATCACACACTAACCACATGATGATTATGAAAGAGACAATAAATAATCGTCTCACGTTGATAGCTTTATAAGCACCCCTTCACCCTCTTTCTAtcttcactttctctcttctctctctctccagcaaaaaagaaaacagagtttCACAATGTGCGACTCAGATTATCTCTCTCGCTGTTCCTCATACGAGGCAGACGTCGATTCAGACTCCGACGTCTCGAGCACCAGCTCGTACAGCGTATCCGAGGAAGAGATAGACAATGGCTTTGATGGTGAGTCGATGAAGAAGACCAAGAagctggagaagaagaagagcaatgTGTTGCTTGAAGGTTACGTTGTAGATGATTTGAAGAGGACCAAGAGTTTAACAGACGATGATCTCGAGGAGCTTAAAGGCTGTGTAGATCTAGGCTTTGGGTTCAACTACGAGGAGATACCTGAGCTTTGTAATACTTTACCAGCTCTCGAGCTTTGTTACTCGATGAGTCAGAAGTTTATGGATCAAGATCTTTCGCCTGAGAAGAAACCGCCGATGATGCTTGAGTCTCACGTTAGTCCTATTGCTAGCTGGAAGATCTCTAGTCCTGGTAAGCCCtatttttcaaatgttttagtATATTCTTTTTTGTTGCATTTTCAAGATTTACTGATTATTATGAAAAATCAGGGGACAATCCTGATGATGTCAAAGCAAGGTTGAAGTTTTGGGCACAAGCTGTTGCATGCACTGTGAGATTATGCACTTGAGAAGATGAAGATTTGGATTTGAAGCAATCAAAGCTTTAATGCAGCAGGAGTGATATCTCTTTATATGCTGTTCTGTTTCAGCTTTTAGGAGACTGACCTGCTTGAAACACCCCATTATTTGTTGTATGAGTTGTGTATGCTCAATACATTTAGTGACCAAGGAAAGATTTTGCTAGGAAAATTTGTTGTAATACATTTAAATaagatcaaataaaataaaaatattcttttgttgAAGATTGGTACCAAGAACATTCTTGTTTACAAGATAATTATTCTCACAAATTAACAAGCATACTTGTATAGAATCAGAATGAAAAGTGGATCTCATTCTCAAACTTGGACATGTTCAATGCTTCTGCTCTCTTGTCCTAACCAAATCGGTCCACATTACATTCATTGTTGTCTCCATAAACATTTCCagagaaaaaatatattgttgtcTCTTGGcctttaattaaaaaagtgtACAACTCTCACAAGATTATGTTGCTTCAATTGTACAAGCTCTAAGGTTCCACACATGAGCTTTGCAGGAGTTATTGCAACCTAACTGCCCCCAAAGAGTTTGGCAAGAGTTGCATTCCAAGTTCTAATtacagatatatgtataaatttctCATAACACATTATAAAGTCTCTCTAACTTTCAAGCTATGTTtgttttcttgtctttctccAGAGAGGGGGGGAGTGAGATTATATGATAGAAATAAATACTTTGCATTTTTAACTCCAATTCACACCACATTCAGGTTATATTGGGCCTCATGGGCCTTAAATTGAAACGACGGCGTTTACTTGCTCTCCTATAGTTTTTCAAAACTAGCCGGAGCCACcgtgagagagaagagaagaaggagaatgaGCGGCGGAGGAAACAACAACGTAGTGAACAACAAGCCGGAAGTATCGACGGAACCGACGTTGCTCCACATGATAACGGCGTTCGTCGAGCTCTCCTCTGTTACAACGCCGGCCtatgtaaactctctctctctctctctctctcttacgtAAAGTTGATTGCTTTGTAtgtgttttggtgttttgaagatgaccCTTCTGGAGATTCGAAAGCAGCTGGAGATCCTTACTGTACGTTGTTCGTGGGTCGAATCTCGCATCTTACGACGGAGGAGACTCTTCGTGAGGTAAAGAGTCTGTGTTGTGTTCGTGACGTTAGAGTTGTTTAAGATGATTCTTTACAGGCTATGAGTAGATACGGCAAAGTTAAGAGCTTGCGCTTGGTCAGACACATTGGTAAGTTTGTTCTGCTTACGACGACGACACGAGTTTAGGGTAGTTTAAGATTGTTGTCTTAAGATGTTACATTGTCTTGTTACGTTTTTTATGTAGTGACGGGTGCTTCACGAGGATATGCTTTTGTGGAGTATGAGACTGAGAAGGAGATGCGTCGTGCTTACGAGGTACTACTACGGTGATACTAacttttttatgttatttctgtTTCAACAGTGGAGTTTGGTTGTTGTCCGAAAGTAATGTTCTTTTGTGGTGGTTTTTTTACAGGATGCTCATCATTCATTTATTGATGGCCGAGAGATTATTGTGGATTATAATAGGCAGCAGTTGATGCCTGGATGGATACCAAGAAGATTAGGTGAGTGTCATTTCTCTTACTCTCCCTCTAGGACTAAAGAGTTAGATCTTAGATTAATCCTTTATTCTT
Protein-coding regions in this window:
- the BNAC04G48880D gene encoding uncharacterized protein BNAC04G48880D, which encodes MCDSDYLSRCSSYEADVDSDSDVSSTSSYSVSEEEIDNGFDGESMKKTKKLEKKKSNVLLEGYVVDDLKRTKSLTDDDLEELKGCVDLGFGFNYEEIPELCNTLPALELCYSMSQKFMDQDLSPEKKPPMMLESHVSPIASWKISSPGDNPDDVKARLKFWAQAVACTVRLCT
- the LOC106394199 gene encoding U11/U12 small nuclear ribonucleoprotein 35 kDa protein — translated: MSRYGKVKSLRLVRHIVTGASRGYAFVEYETEKEMRRAYEDAHHSFIDGREIIVDYNRQQLMPGWIPRRLGGGLGGRKESGQLRFGGRDRPFRAPLYGVCLCSPLPFSKRHKHRRSHHHLVEIFILLTESYY